The Paracoccus liaowanqingii DNA segment AGTCGTCCCGCAGTAACCCCCTGCACCGGCATCATGCTTTTGCGGCCCGGCGCAGGGGCCAGGATTTTTGCTTGTTCCTCCTGGCCCCGTTACCTCTCCGCCATGGCGCTTCTTGCTGGGCGAAATGCAGCGACGGGTGACTAGCGGCTAATCGCGCCATGGAGCCCTGGTACGAACGCGCCGGAATACCGCCTCCAGAACCCCCGAACGGCGACGCCCTGGTCGCTTCCGTCTGAATTTGCGGGAGCCTTTCCGCAAGTTCAGATGATGTTGGTGGCTTGTGAAACGGAGGGTCGGGTGTGGACCTTCAGGGGCACTTCAGATGCCGTAGCGCTGCTGCTTTCCTTTATCCCCCTGCCCCGGTCACGGTCCGTGTTTGAATGCGAGGCAAAAAAGGTGCAGCGTGGGTCAAGTGAACCAGGTGCGAGAGCACCCTCCTAGCCAGGAGATTTAGATTTGACGCCCGCGGCATTGTCCCGCACGGCTTTTTTGTTGGCAACCGCCCGATTTGAGAAGCTCCACGCCCCCTCAGGACTCATCCCGAGGTCGAGGCATGCCTGAACAATGGACTTGCGGCGGACGTCATCCGTCATGCTTTCTGACATCTGCCGGTCACGACTCGCCAGGAGAGCGACCCTCCCGTCGGGTTTCCCCTTGTTCACATTCTTGGCCATGATGTGGGTCCTCGATCACCGTAAAGACTGACGGATCTGGCACCCTACGCGTTGGCTGCTGAATAGATAGACAAATCGCTGGCAGTGATGACGCATGGGAAGGAGGTCGGTGTTGCTCAGATTGGATCGTCGCTGAGTTTCAATGCCCCATCCGGGAGGGGGCGCTGCAACTCACCGGCAGATATCCCACCAAGCCAGGCGTCCCATTCCTCCGGCTTCGTCAGGATGACCGGCATGGCTTTGGGATGGATGGCGCCCACCTCCGCGTTTGGTGGACTGGTCAGGAAAGCGAAGAGATCGTCCGTGGTCTCTCCGTCGTTCACCTTTCGCACCGACGTCCAACCGCGGGTCTCGATCCCCGCAAAGAAGATTGGCCCGTCCTCTACAGGCACAAACCACTGGAAGCCTTTGCCCTTGCCCCTCGGCTCCGAAAAGCTGGTCAGCGGCACCAGGCAGCGATGCCCTTGGCCAAGCCACCTGCGCCAATGCGGCGATGCCAAGTTGCGGATATTGGTGACACCCGGATCGCGTTCGGTCTTCAGAACACTTCGCGGCGACGGCATGCCCCATCGCGCTTTCACCAGTTCGGGGCCACCCTCGCCATTGCGGATGATTGGCGCCCACTGGTCAGGATAGACCCTGCCTGGTTCGAGATTGCCTGCATTGTCCGTCAGGCCCTTGAACAGGCGGCGCATGGCCTCTTGAGGCATGGTGGCACTGTAAAGATTACACACGGCCTGATCTCCTTCTCCGTCAGCCTAGCATAGCCGAACTCGCCTCGACCACACTCCCCGGATGACGATGAACTCCCCCCCGGTTGACACATTGCCGCAATAAGAACAAAACAGGAACTATGATTCCGCAACTTTGAGATGAAAGGCCCCCTGCCCTACCATGCCCGATGCCGTTCCCCGCCCCACCGTCGCCGCCCTGCGCGCGCGCATCGCCCATCTCGAGGGCGCGGAGATGCATGCGCGCGAGGTGCTGCCCTTCGGCGTCGACAGGCTCGACCGGCGGATGCCGCAGGGCGGGCTGGCGAGGGGGTGTCTGCACGAGGTGGCGGGCGGTGGCGGCGGGGCGGTAGATGGGGCCGCAGCGGCATGCTTCGCCGCCGGTATTGCCGCCCGGCTGCCCGGGCCGGTGCTGTGGTGCGTGACCCAAGCCGATCTCTTCGCCCCGGGGCTGGAGCAGGCGGGCCTTTCGCCCGACCGAGTGATCTATGTCGAGGCGGGTAACGACACCGCGGTGCTGGCCTGCATGGAGGAAGGGCTGCGGCATGGCGGCCTGGGCGCGGTGGTGGCGGATGTAGCACGGCTGTCGATGACCGCCTCGCGCCGGCTGCATCTGGCGGCCAAGGCCTCGGGCACCACCGGCATCGCGCTCCGGCGCTGGCGGCGGCAGGCGGATGCCAGCGATTTCGGGCAGCCCACGGCGGCGATGACCCGCTGGCGGGTCTCGGTGCTGCCCTCGGCCCCCCTGCCCGTCCCGGGCGTCGGCCGGCCGCGCTGGCTGATCGAGCTGATCCGGGCGCGGGCCGGCGAGTCCTTCGATCTCGAACTGGAGGGTTGTGATGGCACGGGTCATCTCGGTCTGCCTGCCGATGTGGCCGATCGACCGGCGGCAGCGGCAGGCAGACAGCACGCCCTCGGCTGAGGCCCCGCTGATCCTGGTGGGCCGGCTCAGTAACCGCCGGGTGGTCACCGCCGCTTGCGAGGCGGCCATGGGTCTCGGCCTGCGCATCGGCATGCCGGTGAGCAAGGCGCAGGCGCTGGCGCTGGCGCTGGAGCGGCTTGGCCTGTGGCTTTTGCAGCGCATCGCGCCCATCGTGGCGGTCGATCCACCCGACAATGGCTATGCCGCATCCATTGCAGAGCTTCTTATACCGGAGCAAAGCCTGCTGTTGCTTGCTGGTTTCGCGGGCATTGCTCTTGGCGGCCTGCTGCTTTCGGCAGGCTATTTATATATGATTCTAGTGCTGAACGAGTGCACAAGGTTGCTTGGCGCTCTGGTTGAAGTAGGACAGAACTCACTGGTGGTCTATGTTTTGCAGGGCTTTGTTGCAAGCTTTGTATTCGGAGGCCGTAGGTGAGGGCTGTTTAAACGGTTCGGGTTTGTCAAGCTTTTGGCAATCGGTCTTCTGATAGCCGGGCTGCCTGTTTGTGCGATTGAAGTTGTGGCGGTACGCGCCGGCCGCGGTCCGGTGGAGGAGTTGCTGCGGTCGATGACCTTTGGTCGGTGCTGCAAAATGGTCGGTGCTGCAAAAGGAGCAGTTAGATTTGAGTTATTCCGCCTTCGACCATAGCCTGCTATTCCAATCGGTCAGTAGCACTTGATCGACCTTAACAGGTGTTAATTCGGCAGCCACTCTCCGGGCATCCGTATCCTCGCTTAACACCTGTTAAGCCACATTTCGCTTTCCAATCAGCGCCATCACCATCGGCCCGCAAGAAAACTCGCCTGACGCGGCCTTCGCTGTGAGTGCACGCAGATACCCACCCGGCGACCTGATCTCTGCAAAACGCTCTAGCATTGCCACCATGACAATCGATGCCTGTTCCGGTCCCATGCAACGCTGAGCCTCTTCCCAAGCTGACAGGCTGATGCCCATCGCAGGTCGCATATGACAGGCAGCATTGAAAAGCTGATGCCAGTGCCTGACCTCGCCTTGGTAAAACACACCAAGCGAGGGGCAGGCGGCAGTGACCAGATGAAGCGGGATATTCGGCATCTGCTGCATCTCTCGCTGGTCAATTCTGTCATCAAGCACGATAACCTGCTCATTTCGTGCATCGTTGCATTGCGCGGGATCTTCTAAGCTATGTTCAGAATCAATAGATTCTTTATTTGAACTATGATGGTGCTGCTCAATTTGGGCAGCATTGCTGTTCAGATCCTCTGTTCCAGGGCCGTCAATGATGCTCCTTGCGTGGTCGAGCAATGCCTCAAGCTTAGTGCGGAACTCGCCCAAAACCTCAGCTGAGAGTTTGCGGCGGAGGGCTTTGGCCACCACCACGGCCGTGTCATGCAGTTGCCGCCACAGATCAAGATCAGGCCTCACCTCTTGGCCGAACTCTGCCAGGGCCGCCAGATCGCGGCGCATGAGGCTTACAATCACCCGCAAGCGTTTGACGCCGCTTTCAGCATTGCGTACCGCGTCAGCCGCGCGCGCAATTTCTTCAGCGCGACGAAAGAGCGGGGAGAGGTCGAAGCCGAAGGCACAGCGCTCGTCACCATGCTTACGGGCGTAACGTTTCCCGTTCGGGCTGTCGCGCCTTGCCACCATGCCAGATTCGATCAGCCGGGAAAGATGGCGGCGCATCGTCGAGCAGGGCATGCCGTTCAGCCGTTCACAGATGGTCTTATTGGCCGGAAAAACGATCATCTCCGCGTTTCCGCCAAGCGCATCATGCGGAAAGAAGCTGAGAAGCCCCTGCAGAACTGTCAAATCGCGTTCCGTGAGGCCAAAGGCGGTCTGAGCTTTGGACAGCTCGCGCAGAAGCTCCCATTTGTTTATCGGCCTGTCCGGGACGGTGGCTTCCGTCCTTTCGACCACGCGCAGGTTGGCATGCGAAATTGGCCGCATAAACGGTGAAAGTGGCGTGTAATCCATAAGTTCATTCACGAAGGCAAAGATTCCACGTACCGCGAATCGCTTTGCGCTTGCGGGGTAGGGGCCAAATCGCTACATTCAGAGGTGCGAAAACTGAGTTTGTAGCGGGCTTCGCCCGGTGCAGAATCCAAAAAGGGTCTCGTGGGGCTTGCTTCACGGGGCCTTTTTCTCTTTTGCCTGTATCGTGCCTCCTTTTTTGTTGGTTGCTCGTCCTCAGTCTTCTGAACGTTTCCAACGCTCATGAAGCTCGGCGATCAACTGCGGGGCATTGCCCTCCAACCAGCTGACGAAATTTGAATCCTCGGCCCTAAGGTCGAGTGTGAACTGCTTGCCACGGCGCCCGGTGGCGACCATTGCTGCGCCAATACCGGGGATCAGTACGGCGGGCGGGCGATTGTGGAGCGGTGGGCCAGATCGTTGTGCTGACGACAGAACGGCAAGGAACGCTTTGTCGGATTTCTCATCAGCATCACCTGAATGCGTTGTCTTGATATTATTGGCCAATGATACCAGCGGGTCGCGGTCTGCATCGGCAGCCGCCAGCAATTTCTTGAGCTCTTCCCATCGAGGCCTGCCGATACCGGGCGCCGCACCGATGGCGAGGACAAGATCCTCTCCGACTGCTCTGACGACACTCAACAACTGAGAAACACCGGCCTCGGTTAGGTTCAGCACCTCTGCGACGCCTTTGTTCGTCCGTTCGGCCTCATTCAGATGATCGCCATCCAGCAGGGCGGCGGCGACAAGCGCCCGCTCGATAAAGCTGAGGTCGCGGCGTTCCTGATTTTCCAGAAGCTGATCGCGAAGCGCCTGATCGCCTTCAATCTCTGTGACGATGGCGCGAACCTTT contains these protein-coding regions:
- a CDS encoding SOS response-associated peptidase, which encodes MCNLYSATMPQEAMRRLFKGLTDNAGNLEPGRVYPDQWAPIIRNGEGGPELVKARWGMPSPRSVLKTERDPGVTNIRNLASPHWRRWLGQGHRCLVPLTSFSEPRGKGKGFQWFVPVEDGPIFFAGIETRGWTSVRKVNDGETTDDLFAFLTSPPNAEVGAIHPKAMPVILTKPEEWDAWLGGISAGELQRPLPDGALKLSDDPI
- a CDS encoding ImuA family protein translates to MPDAVPRPTVAALRARIAHLEGAEMHAREVLPFGVDRLDRRMPQGGLARGCLHEVAGGGGGAVDGAAAACFAAGIAARLPGPVLWCVTQADLFAPGLEQAGLSPDRVIYVEAGNDTAVLACMEEGLRHGGLGAVVADVARLSMTASRRLHLAAKASGTTGIALRRWRRQADASDFGQPTAAMTRWRVSVLPSAPLPVPGVGRPRWLIELIRARAGESFDLELEGCDGTGHLGLPADVADRPAAAAGRQHALG
- the repC gene encoding plasmid replication protein RepC; the protein is MDYTPLSPFMRPISHANLRVVERTEATVPDRPINKWELLRELSKAQTAFGLTERDLTVLQGLLSFFPHDALGGNAEMIVFPANKTICERLNGMPCSTMRRHLSRLIESGMVARRDSPNGKRYARKHGDERCAFGFDLSPLFRRAEEIARAADAVRNAESGVKRLRVIVSLMRRDLAALAEFGQEVRPDLDLWRQLHDTAVVVAKALRRKLSAEVLGEFRTKLEALLDHARSIIDGPGTEDLNSNAAQIEQHHHSSNKESIDSEHSLEDPAQCNDARNEQVIVLDDRIDQREMQQMPNIPLHLVTAACPSLGVFYQGEVRHWHQLFNAACHMRPAMGISLSAWEEAQRCMGPEQASIVMVAMLERFAEIRSPGGYLRALTAKAASGEFSCGPMVMALIGKRNVA
- a CDS encoding ParB/RepB/Spo0J family partition protein — protein: MARKPKLGLPLQTLRNAPDAMEGRRLRGGVFEIDSDQIETTGRLDDRLQIGVEGLKASIARNGQRVPILVRPLDGDRYSLIYGRRRLEACRELGIKVRAIVTEIEGDQALRDQLLENQERRDLSFIERALVAAALLDGDHLNEAERTNKGVAEVLNLTEAGVSQLLSVVRAVGEDLVLAIGAAPGIGRPRWEELKKLLAAADADRDPLVSLANNIKTTHSGDADEKSDKAFLAVLSSAQRSGPPLHNRPPAVLIPGIGAAMVATGRRGKQFTLDLRAEDSNFVSWLEGNAPQLIAELHERWKRSED